The Streptomyces armeniacus genomic interval TGTCGACGCTGCTGGTGTGCGCGCTCGTGCAGGGCGCGACGTTCTGCACCTTCACCTATCTCGCGCCGCTCGTCACCGAGGTGACCGGGTTCGGCGAGGGATGGGTGCCGGGTGTGCTGGCGCTGTTCGGGGTGGGCTCGTTCGTCGGCGTCACTCTCGGGGGCCGGGTCATCGACGCCCGCCCGATGGTGTTCCTGACGGCGGGGATGGTCTCGCTGGCCGCCGGCTGGACGGCGTTCGCGGTGACCGCCGGACACCCGGTGGCGGCCCTGGTGTTCGTGTTCGTGCAGGGGATGCTCGCGTTCGGCACCGGCATCGCGCTGATCTCCCGCGTGCTGGAGCAGGCCGCCGAGGCGCCGACGCTGGCGGGCGGCTTCGCCACGGCCGCGTTCAACGTGGGCGCCACGGTGGGGCCTTGGGCCGGCGGGCTGGCGCTGAGCGCCGGGCTCGGCTTCCGTTCGCCGGTGTGGGTGAGCGCGCTGCTGATGGGCCTGGCGCTGCCCGCCGTCCTGATACCGGCCGCCGCTGCCGCTTCCGCCGCGCTGAGGGGGCGGCGCGCGGCGGCGGCCGGCGGAACGGACCGGGAAGACCCGCGGGGCGGGCCGGACCGCCGGGACCACGCCTCCGC includes:
- a CDS encoding Cmx/CmrA family chloramphenicol efflux MFS transporter, coding for MPFAVYVLGLAVFAQGTSEFMLSGLVTGIADDLHVSLSAAGLLTSAFAIGMVVGAPLMSLLSRRWPRRRALVAFLSVFVAVHVVGALTTSYPLLLATRVVGALANAGFWAVALATAVGMVEPGLRARAASVVVGGVTLACIAGVPGGALLGEQWGWRSAFWAVALVSLPAVLAIVRTIPEQRPDAGADEVSARRELRVLRDRRLLSTLLVCALVQGATFCTFTYLAPLVTEVTGFGEGWVPGVLALFGVGSFVGVTLGGRVIDARPMVFLTAGMVSLAAGWTAFAVTAGHPVAALVFVFVQGMLAFGTGIALISRVLEQAAEAPTLAGGFATAAFNVGATVGPWAGGLALSAGLGFRSPVWVSALLMGLALPAVLIPAAAAASAALRGRRAAAAGGTDREDPRGGPDRRDHASAP